From the Endozoicomonas sp. Mp262 genome, the window TGCCCCAGCCGTTAATATCCTGCCAGTTGGGGTCGCAGTGCAGTCGGAACTCAACGTCCCTGTGGGGCTGGAAGCTGACGCTGTCTCCTGGCTCCTTGGGATGAAATTGGCAAATAATGTGTTCGAAGGTTTTTGACAATATGACATCGGCAAAGGCTTTAAGAAGCTTGGGGTGTCTGGAGGTGGCGAGTAATGTAGGATCACTGCTGCCACAACCACATACCCGGTAAAGCCTTTGCAGCTGGCTTTGGCTATTGTTCTTTAAGACGAAAAGGGAACCCTGGTGATTGACCCGTCCATCAAAATCCGGTCCCAGGGTGCTGGCCAGTTTTCTGGCATCACGAATCAGGTTTTTTAGTGCCTTTTTGTTTTCGGTGACTTCCTCGGGGGAAAGCAGGTTTTTGATGATGCAATAACCCTCATTGAAGAATCCTTGCCAGTCTTGCTCTGACAGGGGGGACCCGGTGCCAAGATTGCGGGGAGGGAGTGGAGTTGCCATGGCAGACCTCTGCTCATTGAGTGCTTATGGTAGTTAAAAAAACAGAGCTGGACAGCGTACTCACTTATTGTGTTTTAAAAAACTGCTATCACTTTTCCTTATTATGTGGTCAACACCTATTACTTGAAGTATATCAATATTTGAAAGGATTCGCTGTGGTACCTTCTGTGCTGCTTGCAGCTGCTCTGTTTTAGGGGCTGTTGACGTTTGATCGTGTGTTCAGCCAAAACCAGCGGTTTCGTGGCTAGACGCAGTAGCGCAGGAATACTCACGTCTTTCAAGCTACTGCAACGACGGCACGGAATCGCTGGTTTTGGCCCTTCGGGTGGCTCGTAAAGCGGCTTTCCGACTGCGTTGGACTGGCTTGACGTAGAATAACTATGCCTGCACCAGTCCGCCTTGCGGAAAACCGCTTTACGAGCCACTGAACTCACGATCAAACGTCAACAGCCCCTAGGGTATTTAAAAGAATTCTATTCATAAATGTCATGGCTGCAGGGTAGCGCTACTATCGAAGGAGTTTTTTGTGCAAAGTTTCATGTCCAAGTTTCCCAGGATGGCGCGGGTATTAATCCTGCGTCAGCTGCTTTGGGGGGCAGCGTATTATGGTGTTTATGTTCTTTTAACTAAATATTTTCTGAATGAGCTAAATTACAGCGAAGCAGATACCATTATGATGCTGGGAGCCTTCGGAGCTGTGGGTCCTGTGTTTTCTGCTGTGGGTGGTTTTGTTGCAGACCGTTATATAGGCTCCTTTCGGTCGGTCTATATTGGCTATACCATCTATACCATCGGTTTCTTCCTCCTGGGTATTGGTGCCTCAACCCTGAATATCCCGCTGAGTATTTTCTCCATTGCCCTGATAGGTTATGCCCGTGGGCTTTCAGCAACCAGTCCCACAGTCTTGCTGGGTAATTCCTACCCTGAAGACAAGCGGGTGGAATTCCAGGAAGGCTTGACCGTCAACTACTCAATTAACAATTTGGGTTCCTTTGCTTCCCAATATCTGTTTCCCTTTTTTGTGGCCTATGTGGCCTATCAGGGAAACTTCTTTATCTCAGCAACTCTGATGTTTATTACCCTGGTTCTATTCTTTACCTTTAGAAAGGAGCTTGCGGAAGTGGGTAATGAGGTTGACAGAAAACCGGTAAGCCTGAAAATTTGGGCTGCTTTCATAGTGGGCTCCATCGCTATGCTGGGACTGGTTTATTGGGTTTTTGCCAATCTTGATGAAGGAAAATACCTTTTATATAGCCTGGGTGGTTGTGCCATTCTTTATTTTATTGTTGAGATGTTCAAGGCAACCACCGCCTATAAATATAAAATGGGTGCTGTTCTGATCACCCTGTTTATTCTGATCTGTTTTTATTTTTACTATGGTCAGATGACAACGTCGATGAATATTTATGCCATTAACCTGATGAGCGAGCATTTATTGGGCTTTATTCCGATTCGTCCTGAAGCCAATGCAGCGTTCAACCCCCTATGGTGTTTTGTGCTGGGTGCACCGGTTATTTATATCTACTCATGGCTTGATAAAAAAGGGATTTCACCTTCTATTCCAACCAAGTTTGCTGCCGCTTTCCTGTTTAGTGCAACGGCGTTTGCCCTGCTGGCTCTTTCTACTCAACATGTCGATGGACAGGGTAAAATAGCCGCTGACTGGATTCTCTGGGTTCACTTCTTCCAGTCACTGGCGGAATTGATCGTGGGAGCCCTGGGTGCCGGCTTTATTTTTGAGATGGTGCCCAGGTATCTGTCTGCCTTTGCCATTGGTCTCCGTTCTGTGACCCTGTCCTTAAGTGGTATTTTGGCTGCCGTTATTTCAACCAAGATAGCCTTGCCTAAAGATCAGGTATTAACCCCTGAAATCATTGATGGTGTTTATGCAGGTTACTTTACCAACCTGGCTATTTTTGCGGTGGTGATGGCGATTGTGACCCTGCTACTATCCAGGTTGATCGGTAAGCTCATTGCCAGGGGTGAAGCCCTGGAGCAAGAAGCTCAGCTTGATCCCGCAACTGCAAACTGATCATTAATAGGCTGGTTTTTGAGTGCTGGTGGTAGGAATGCTAGCGCTCAAAACCAATATCCTCTGCGGTAATCTCAATAATACGGTGCTCCCAGCTCTCGCCATTTAACCGGGTTTTGACACAAACCTGAATGGATGTGGGCGCGTGGAGTACGCCGTTCTCTTTATAGATGGCGTTCTCTGCCATCATATCTGTTGCCTTCTTCAGGCCGCGCTGAATACCTTTCTCATACCATTCCATGGCTATTTTCTTAATCATTTCTGGCAGCGTATCCAGGGTGTTGGCGCAATGGCTGTGGGGCAGGTGGTAAACCCTCGTATTATTTTGCCTGGGGGAGGGGAGGGGTATTGTCTGCTTCTGCTTTTGTTTTACAGTATTTCGACGACTTGACCGGGTTCTTGTGGCCATGGCTGGGCATCCTTCCTTGGTGCGCATAGGGCTGATTTCAGAATACCATGTCCACCTGTCAGATAAAAACACGCATATAGTGGAAAAACCGTAGTCTGATATGAGTCAATAGATGGTTAGTTGCAGGTAATCATAAATTGTAACCATTCTCATTTGCGTGTATTCTTAATCCGAATTTTAATCTCCGCGGTTAATGTAACCAGGGTCTGCCAACAGAGCCCAATGATCAGTACTGATTTTCTTTTTCATTAACTGCGGTTATTTGCTCACTTACCTTTATTGAGTCTTTGCCACACTAACTGCCAATTTGATTGTCCGGTTTTGACCCGGGTCATAATAAGTCGTGGTGGAATGGGGAGATACACATGACAGCAACACTGGGTGAATTAAAAACAGGTGATAGCGGTATAGTCAGCGCTTTTTGTGATGCCGGTTCTGCCTATCGACGCAAGCTCCTGGCTATGGGGCTCACACCCGGAACCCGGTTTAAAGTGTGTCGTGTAGCGCCTTTGGGAGACCCTATTCAGCTTCAGGTTCGAGGCTTTCAACTCAGTGTTCGTCGAGATGAAGCCGCCTCTGTGGAGGTTAGCTTCGCATGACCGAGCATGTCATTGCCATTGTTGGCAATCCTAACTGTGGTAAAACCACCTTATTTAATGCCTTGACGGGAGCCCGCCAAAGTGTGGGTAACTGGCCTGGCGTCACCGTAGAGAAGCGCAGTGGTGAATACCGTTACCAGGATTACTCGGTGGAAGTTGTTGACCTTCCGGGCACCTACTGTATTGATGTGGTGGACGATGAAGTTTCTCTGGATGAACGCATTGCCCGTGACTATATTCTGGCTTCCGAGGCCAAACTGGTTGTTAATATCCTGGATGCCTCCAACATTGAAAGGAACCTGTATCTGACAACCCAGTTGCTGGATATGGAGGTGCCCGTCCTTGTTGTGTTGAACATGATGGATGTTGCAGCAGACAAGGGGGTTGTTATTGATGTGGATGCCCTGTCTGAGCAGCTGGGGTGTCCGGTTATGACGGTGGTGGCCAGTAAGGGCGAAGGTGTTAAAGCGCTTAAGGAAGCGCTTGATGGCTATTTGAAAAAGGGGTTAAAGCCTGCCTGCCCTTTATCCCTGGGAGAGGATATTGAAGGAAGCCTGAAGTCTGTCCAGTCCCTGATAACCGCTGAATCTGACCAGGAATCCTCCGCTCGCTGGTACAGCTTAAAGCTGCTGGATGATGAGTCCGGGGTTCATGCACAGTTTTCCCGGGAAGCCGTGCTGGAGGCTGAGCGCCAGCGATTGATACTGGAAAGCCAGCATCAGGTGGATATGGATATTCTGATTGCCAACAGCCGCTATCAGGCTATTGGCGAGATAATGGCCAGGATTGTGAGCTGTCGGGGGGAAGCCAGCCATAAGCTGAGTGAGCGGATCGATAAGTTTGTATTAAACCGCTTTCTCGGGTTGCCGGTATTCTTTGCTGTGATGTACCTGATGTTTATGTTCTCCATAAACATTGGCAGTGCATTTATTGACTTCTTTGACGGGCTATCCGGCACCTTGCTGGTGGATGGCGTCGGTCACTGGCTCAATAACCTGGGGGCTCCGGCCTGGTTGGTGACTCTACTGGCCAATGGTGTCGGTGGGGGTATCCAGACAGTCTCGACCTTTATTCCGGTTATTGGCTGCCTGTTCCTGTTTTTGTCCCTGCTGGAAGATTCTGGCTATATGGCCCGTGCCGCTTTCGTTATGGATCGTGCCATGCGATTTCTGGGATTACCGGGTAAGGCCTTTGTGCCCATGGTGGTTGGTTTTGGCTGTAATGTGCCTGCCATTATGGCAACACGTACCCTGGAAAGTGAAAAAGACCGGTTGCTCACCATCTCCATGGCTCCCTTTATGTCCTGTGGAGCCCGCTTACCGGTTTATGCACTGTTTGCGGCGGCCTTCTTTCCTGCCAGTGGCCAGAATGTGGTCTTTGTACTTTACCTTGTGGGTATCGCGGCGGCTGTATTTACTGGTCTGGTGATCAAGCGGAGCCTGCTGGCGGGTGATAGCTCTCCCTTTGTAATGGAGCTGCCCAACTATCATATGCCGTCTCTCAAGCAGGTGTTGCTTCGTACCTGGGATCGCCTGAAGGCTTTTATTATTCGTGCGGGTAAGGCCATTGTTCTGGTGGTGGTCGTTTTGAACACGCTGAACGCTGTGGGCACCGACGGTTCTTTGGGCCATGAGAATACCGAAGCATCCATGTTGAGCAAGATTGGCCAGAGTATTACCCCTGCCTTTGCCCCCATGGGAATGAGCGAGGAAAACTGGCCTGCTGCGGTGGGTATTTTTACCGGAATTCTGGCGAAAGAGGCGGTAGTGGGCACTTTGGATGCCATGTATCATGCCATCGCAGTTTCTGAAAACGGTGGGGCCGGAGAGGAAGATGACGCATTCGACCTCTGGGCGGGTATTCAGGATGCCCTGGCAACCATACCTGAAAATCTGGCGGGTCTTTCTGGCCTGGTAACCGATCCCATGGGAGTTGATGTGGGCGATCTGACTGACCTGGAAGGTGTTGCCGAGGATCAGGGAGTCACCATGGATGCCTTCTCGGTGATGCGAAACCTGTTCCCGAGCAATGCGGCAGTGATAGCGTATCTACTGTTTATCCTGCTGTACACACCCTGTGTCGCTGCGCTGGGTGCGGTCTATCGGGAGACTAATTTACGCTGGACCTTATTTGTTGCCGGCTGGACCTTTTTCCTGGGTTACTGTGTAGCGACCCTATACTATCAGCTGTCTTTGGTTAGTACCCACCCTGTGACCAGTGTGTTGTGGGTTGCTGCAATAGTTGCAATCATGGCCCTGGTGTTCGTTTTGATGAAGCGGATGGGGGGTGTTGCCCTGGAGGCAGCATCAGCCAATGGCGCGCTGGCAGCTTCTGGTGGAACCGGTGGCTGTGGCAAGGGGTGCTCATGCTCATAGCCATCCGTGACTATATTTCTCACCGGGGAGCTTGCTCCCTGGCGGAGATCAGCATGCACTTTAAAACCTCCCCCGATGCCATGCGGGGGATGCTTTCCCACTGGGTTCGCAAAGGAATCATCACCACTGAAAACTCGGGCTGTGGTAAGGGGTGCGTCAGTTGCTCCCCTGAGCAGCTGGAGCTGTATCGGTGGTGTCAAAATAAGAATCAGTTTATTCCCGTCTGTAACTTATCTTAGAAGGCTGGATTCAGGCAATCAGTGTAGGCGACTCCCTTGGTGTTGCTTTCAAGATGATGTTGGCTTGGAGGTTTTATCATCTTCTACTCCGTAACAACAAAATACTAAAAATAATATATTCTTATATGTCATAAAAGTATATACAGATGTTGATACTAAATGGTGGTGTGTATAGTATATATGTATGTAGATACAAAAGGGTAGAGAGATGGAGTCAGAAATTAAGCGCTGGGGAAATAGTGCTGCCGTGAGAATACCTTCCAAAGTGCTTGCTCGTGCTGGTTTGGAGGTTGATAGCCCTATTGAGATAAAGGCAAAAATGGGTGAAATCATCCTCAAGGCTGCTTCTCCTGAAAAGGGTTATTCTCTGGAAGAATTACTTAAGGCAAGCCCAAAAGAATCCTTTGATTTAAGTCCCGAAGATCAGGAATGGCTTAATGATAACGCTAAAGGTTGGGAGGTTTTCTAGTGGCTTATATTCCTGATCGTGGCGATGTTGTCTGGTTGGACTTTGATCCAACTAAAGGTCATGAGATCCAGAAATTAAGACCTGCACTGATTGTATCAACCAAACCTTTCAGTAAGCTAACCCGGTTGGCGATGGTGGTTCCAGTGACTTCTACGGTCAGGGGGAATGCCTTTGAAACTGAGTTATCAGGAAAAAAGGTTTCAGGGGTTGTGCTATCCCAGCAACTTAGGACAGTGGACTATGT encodes:
- a CDS encoding phytanoyl-CoA dioxygenase family protein, giving the protein MATPLPPRNLGTGSPLSEQDWQGFFNEGYCIIKNLLSPEEVTENKKALKNLIRDARKLASTLGPDFDGRVNHQGSLFVLKNNSQSQLQRLYRVCGCGSSDPTLLATSRHPKLLKAFADVILSKTFEHIICQFHPKEPGDSVSFQPHRDVEFRLHCDPNWQDINGWGSYVVAVIAIDAAGPENGGLQVVPGSHHNLTPESIVPACDNFDPDWKKKAISPRLQAGDALMMHPYLVHWSQANTSNQSRFSLLSGVCSMDSNHENYPGDCTNEIIVVR
- a CDS encoding peptide MFS transporter, whose translation is MQSFMSKFPRMARVLILRQLLWGAAYYGVYVLLTKYFLNELNYSEADTIMMLGAFGAVGPVFSAVGGFVADRYIGSFRSVYIGYTIYTIGFFLLGIGASTLNIPLSIFSIALIGYARGLSATSPTVLLGNSYPEDKRVEFQEGLTVNYSINNLGSFASQYLFPFFVAYVAYQGNFFISATLMFITLVLFFTFRKELAEVGNEVDRKPVSLKIWAAFIVGSIAMLGLVYWVFANLDEGKYLLYSLGGCAILYFIVEMFKATTAYKYKMGAVLITLFILICFYFYYGQMTTSMNIYAINLMSEHLLGFIPIRPEANAAFNPLWCFVLGAPVIYIYSWLDKKGISPSIPTKFAAAFLFSATAFALLALSTQHVDGQGKIAADWILWVHFFQSLAELIVGALGAGFIFEMVPRYLSAFAIGLRSVTLSLSGILAAVISTKIALPKDQVLTPEIIDGVYAGYFTNLAIFAVVMAIVTLLLSRLIGKLIARGEALEQEAQLDPATAN
- a CDS encoding ferrous iron transport protein A → MTATLGELKTGDSGIVSAFCDAGSAYRRKLLAMGLTPGTRFKVCRVAPLGDPIQLQVRGFQLSVRRDEAASVEVSFA
- the feoB gene encoding Fe(2+) transporter permease subunit FeoB, which translates into the protein MTEHVIAIVGNPNCGKTTLFNALTGARQSVGNWPGVTVEKRSGEYRYQDYSVEVVDLPGTYCIDVVDDEVSLDERIARDYILASEAKLVVNILDASNIERNLYLTTQLLDMEVPVLVVLNMMDVAADKGVVIDVDALSEQLGCPVMTVVASKGEGVKALKEALDGYLKKGLKPACPLSLGEDIEGSLKSVQSLITAESDQESSARWYSLKLLDDESGVHAQFSREAVLEAERQRLILESQHQVDMDILIANSRYQAIGEIMARIVSCRGEASHKLSERIDKFVLNRFLGLPVFFAVMYLMFMFSINIGSAFIDFFDGLSGTLLVDGVGHWLNNLGAPAWLVTLLANGVGGGIQTVSTFIPVIGCLFLFLSLLEDSGYMARAAFVMDRAMRFLGLPGKAFVPMVVGFGCNVPAIMATRTLESEKDRLLTISMAPFMSCGARLPVYALFAAAFFPASGQNVVFVLYLVGIAAAVFTGLVIKRSLLAGDSSPFVMELPNYHMPSLKQVLLRTWDRLKAFIIRAGKAIVLVVVVLNTLNAVGTDGSLGHENTEASMLSKIGQSITPAFAPMGMSEENWPAAVGIFTGILAKEAVVGTLDAMYHAIAVSENGGAGEEDDAFDLWAGIQDALATIPENLAGLSGLVTDPMGVDVGDLTDLEGVAEDQGVTMDAFSVMRNLFPSNAAVIAYLLFILLYTPCVAALGAVYRETNLRWTLFVAGWTFFLGYCVATLYYQLSLVSTHPVTSVLWVAAIVAIMALVFVLMKRMGGVALEAASANGALAASGGTGGCGKGCSCS
- a CDS encoding FeoC-like transcriptional regulator, with amino-acid sequence MLIAIRDYISHRGACSLAEISMHFKTSPDAMRGMLSHWVRKGIITTENSGCGKGCVSCSPEQLELYRWCQNKNQFIPVCNLS
- a CDS encoding AbrB/MazE/SpoVT family DNA-binding domain-containing protein — its product is MESEIKRWGNSAAVRIPSKVLARAGLEVDSPIEIKAKMGEIILKAASPEKGYSLEELLKASPKESFDLSPEDQEWLNDNAKGWEVF
- a CDS encoding type II toxin-antitoxin system PemK/MazF family toxin yields the protein MAYIPDRGDVVWLDFDPTKGHEIQKLRPALIVSTKPFSKLTRLAMVVPVTSTVRGNAFETELSGKKVSGVVLSQQLRTVDYVSRQAKLVEKAPKAVVEDVLAKIRAILA